The following proteins are encoded in a genomic region of Sulfurimonas sp. HSL3-7:
- the clpP gene encoding ATP-dependent Clp endopeptidase proteolytic subunit ClpP, which yields MSYIPYVVEKTGRGERSYDIYSRLLKDRIIMLSGEVNDQVASTIVAQMLFLEAEDPDKDIYFYINSPGGVVTAGMAIYDTMNYIRPHVATICIGQAASMGSFLLSAGEKGKRFALPHARIMIHQPLGGAQGQASDIAIQAQEILRMKAELNAILAKNTGQKIETIEADTDRDNFMSAQESVEYGLIDEVLTKKEKSE from the coding sequence ATGAGCTATATTCCTTACGTCGTAGAAAAGACGGGTCGTGGTGAACGCTCGTATGATATCTACTCCCGTCTTTTAAAAGACCGCATTATTATGCTTAGCGGTGAGGTGAACGATCAGGTCGCCTCAACGATCGTGGCACAGATGCTGTTCCTCGAAGCAGAAGATCCGGATAAAGATATCTATTTTTACATCAACTCTCCGGGCGGTGTTGTGACGGCGGGAATGGCGATATACGATACGATGAACTATATCCGTCCTCATGTTGCGACGATCTGTATCGGCCAAGCGGCCTCTATGGGTTCTTTTCTGCTCAGTGCCGGTGAAAAAGGGAAGCGCTTTGCACTGCCTCATGCACGAATTATGATCCATCAGCCGCTTGGCGGCGCGCAAGGGCAGGCAAGCGATATTGCTATCCAGGCACAAGAGATCCTGCGTATGAAAGCAGAACTTAATGCGATCCTGGCAAAAAACACAGGTCAAAAGATCGAGACGATCGAAGCCGATACCGACCGCGATAACTTTATGAGTGCACAAGAGTCTGTGGAGTACGGTCTTATCGACGAAGTGCTAACCAAAAAAGAGAAAAGCGAGTAG
- a CDS encoding YceI family protein: MQKIALSLLLAAGLAQADCTFSQPSNLDVSWTAYKTPLKIGVGGHFNTLDFKSTSAKEDTLSALLTGSSVNIAVASVDSKNKGRDEKLLNNFFKQMAGPDIKAKIVKLEEKSGIVTVAVTMNGVTRDVPMKYGFSNGKLRADGVIDLIDFKAENALKSINTACYDLHQGKTWSDVNIGFTMDIKANCPQPVTGDN; this comes from the coding sequence ATGCAAAAAATTGCACTTTCACTGCTTCTGGCAGCCGGACTGGCACAGGCTGACTGTACGTTTTCTCAACCGTCGAACCTTGATGTAAGCTGGACCGCCTATAAAACACCACTTAAAATCGGTGTCGGCGGCCACTTCAACACTCTCGACTTCAAATCAACCTCCGCAAAAGAGGACACTCTTTCCGCACTTTTGACCGGTTCGTCTGTCAATATTGCCGTGGCAAGTGTCGATTCGAAGAACAAAGGGCGTGACGAAAAACTTCTGAACAACTTTTTCAAACAAATGGCCGGCCCCGACATCAAAGCCAAGATCGTAAAACTTGAAGAGAAGAGCGGCATTGTCACTGTCGCGGTCACAATGAACGGTGTTACCCGCGATGTCCCGATGAAATACGGTTTCAGCAACGGAAAACTGCGCGCTGACGGCGTGATCGACCTCATCGATTTTAAAGCAGAAAATGCCCTTAAATCGATCAATACCGCATGTTACGATCTACACCAAGGCAAAACATGGAGCGATGTCAATATCGGTTTTACGATGGATATTAAAGCGAATTGTCCGCAACCTGTCACAGGAGACAACTAG
- a CDS encoding NifS family cysteine desulfurase, whose amino-acid sequence MQVYMDNNATTMVDPQVLEVMLPYFSEQYGNPNSLHKFGTASHPAISKAIDQVYTAINAADADDIIFTSCATESNNWVLKSIWVDKILNGDKNHIVTTEVEHPSVLSTCKFLEEQGVKVTYLPVNEQGIVEAHTVKSFITDKTALVSVMWANNETGMIFPIKEIGDICKEKGVLFHSDGVQAVGKIPVDLQAVHVDFVSMSAHKFHGPKGIGALYIKNSQELSPLLNGGEHMGGRRSGTLNVPYIVGMGKALELATENIEEKMAAIRAKRDRLEGALLEAIPETFTVGDRDNRTPNTILISIRGVEGEGMLWDLNNGEIGASTGSACASEDLEANTVMLAIGADNELAHTGIRLSLSRFTTDEEVDYVINHFKNAVTRLRAISSSYAKVKPTPGGEVQECELHHH is encoded by the coding sequence ATGCAAGTCTATATGGATAACAATGCCACAACAATGGTAGATCCTCAGGTACTTGAAGTGATGCTTCCATACTTTTCGGAACAGTATGGCAATCCAAACTCACTCCATAAGTTTGGAACAGCTTCTCACCCTGCGATCTCTAAAGCGATCGATCAGGTCTATACAGCGATCAATGCAGCGGATGCTGACGATATCATCTTTACATCATGCGCGACGGAATCCAACAACTGGGTTTTGAAATCGATCTGGGTTGATAAGATCCTCAACGGTGACAAAAACCACATCGTGACAACAGAGGTGGAACACCCTTCCGTCCTGTCAACTTGTAAATTCCTGGAAGAGCAGGGTGTAAAAGTGACCTATCTTCCGGTAAACGAACAAGGTATTGTCGAAGCGCACACGGTTAAAAGTTTCATCACCGATAAGACTGCTTTGGTCTCTGTCATGTGGGCAAATAATGAAACAGGTATGATCTTTCCTATTAAAGAGATCGGTGATATCTGTAAAGAGAAAGGGGTGCTTTTCCATTCAGACGGCGTTCAGGCTGTAGGCAAGATCCCCGTAGATCTTCAAGCGGTCCATGTCGATTTTGTCTCAATGAGTGCCCATAAATTCCACGGTCCTAAAGGGATAGGCGCGCTGTACATTAAAAACTCCCAGGAACTTTCTCCGTTATTAAACGGCGGTGAGCACATGGGCGGTCGTCGTTCGGGTACACTGAATGTACCTTATATTGTGGGCATGGGTAAAGCCCTGGAGCTCGCGACAGAAAATATAGAAGAGAAGATGGCCGCAATCCGTGCTAAACGCGACCGTTTGGAAGGGGCACTCCTGGAAGCGATTCCCGAGACATTTACGGTCGGTGATCGTGATAACCGTACCCCTAACACCATTCTTATCTCGATCCGCGGGGTTGAGGGAGAAGGGATGCTCTGGGATCTTAACAACGGCGAGATCGGCGCATCAACAGGTTCTGCCTGTGCATCGGAAGACCTGGAAGCAAACACCGTTATGCTGGCGATCGGTGCCGATAACGAACTGGCCCACACCGGTATCCGTCTGAGCCTGAGCCGTTTTACAACCGATGAAGAGGTTGACTATGTGATCAACCATTTTAAAAATGCGGTTACGCGTCTTCGCGCTATCTCAAGTTCATACGCAAAAGTAAAACCAACACCGGGCGGCGAAGTTCAAGAGTGTGAACTTCACCACCACTAG
- the def gene encoding peptide deformylase encodes MILPIVTYPDKRLKTISEPVTDFNEELHTFLDDMYETMIKTNGIGLAAIQVDRPIQVLIINLPNDDEEGLQDKVNLLEIINPKLTHSEGTTSYQEGCLSVPKFYEDVERFEKIAITYQDRHGNACSLEADELLSIAVQHEMDHLQGKLFIEKLSYARRKKFEKEYKKLLKEKKR; translated from the coding sequence ATGATCCTTCCCATAGTAACCTATCCCGATAAACGTCTAAAGACCATCTCCGAACCGGTCACGGACTTCAATGAAGAGCTTCATACTTTTCTGGACGATATGTATGAGACAATGATAAAAACCAACGGCATCGGCCTTGCAGCAATTCAGGTCGACCGCCCGATTCAGGTGCTTATCATCAACCTTCCGAATGATGATGAAGAGGGTCTGCAGGACAAGGTAAACCTGCTGGAGATCATCAACCCGAAGCTTACGCATAGTGAAGGTACGACGAGCTATCAGGAAGGGTGCCTGAGCGTGCCGAAATTCTACGAAGATGTCGAACGGTTTGAAAAGATCGCTATCACCTATCAGGACCGTCACGGCAATGCCTGTTCTCTAGAGGCTGATGAACTGTTGAGCATCGCTGTTCAGCATGAAATGGATCACCTGCAGGGTAAACTTTTTATCGAAAAACTCTCTTATGCCCGACGCAAGAAGTTTGAAAAAGAGTATAAAAAACTTCTTAAAGAGAAAAAGAGGTAG
- the tig gene encoding trigger factor has protein sequence MNVKANKIDGANATIEAQITNEEVAANVDKIAKQLAKTANIPGFRKGKVPVSAVKKQYGERLVQDAEAEALREVLSAGLTEIGVANEALIGEPQISKFDKGEANIDVEVTVAIRPEIDLGDYKQLVPEFKKPKITAAAVKARIDELALAQAPFETVEEDRELVEGDTAMIDFEGFLDGVAFEGGKAEGFSLTLGSKQFIPGFEDQVIGMKKGEEKTIKVTFPENYGGKELAGKEAEFKVTVHEIQTKKKPRHDAKLAKQMLPGEEEATMDMLKEKIQQQLESEELTKLYNEELKPKMLETLVEKIDVDLPKFVVEQEMDMALNKKAQTMNEDEIKELQESAEKVQELREEFREEASRSVKATFIIDALAKAEGIEVAEQEVMQTIYFEAMQMGQDPAAVYKQYQESGYLPAIQMAMVEDKVLSKLLNDTVKEEA, from the coding sequence ATGAACGTTAAAGCTAATAAAATTGACGGTGCAAACGCTACGATTGAAGCACAGATTACAAATGAAGAGGTTGCTGCTAACGTAGACAAAATCGCTAAACAGCTTGCAAAAACAGCCAATATTCCAGGTTTCCGTAAAGGCAAAGTACCTGTATCTGCAGTGAAAAAACAGTACGGTGAACGTCTTGTTCAAGATGCAGAAGCGGAAGCGCTTCGCGAGGTTCTTTCCGCAGGTCTTACTGAGATCGGTGTCGCAAACGAAGCGTTGATCGGTGAGCCGCAGATCAGCAAGTTCGATAAGGGTGAAGCGAACATCGACGTTGAAGTCACCGTTGCTATTCGCCCGGAGATCGACCTGGGTGACTACAAGCAACTTGTCCCTGAGTTCAAAAAACCGAAGATCACGGCGGCAGCAGTAAAAGCGCGTATCGACGAACTTGCACTTGCGCAGGCACCATTTGAAACGGTCGAAGAGGATCGCGAACTGGTTGAAGGTGATACAGCGATGATCGACTTCGAAGGTTTTCTTGACGGTGTCGCATTCGAAGGCGGCAAAGCAGAAGGTTTTTCACTGACACTGGGTTCTAAACAGTTTATCCCGGGTTTTGAAGACCAGGTGATCGGTATGAAAAAAGGCGAAGAGAAGACGATCAAAGTAACCTTCCCTGAAAACTACGGCGGTAAAGAGCTTGCCGGCAAAGAAGCTGAGTTCAAGGTCACAGTGCACGAGATCCAGACAAAGAAAAAACCTCGCCACGATGCGAAACTGGCGAAACAGATGCTTCCTGGTGAAGAAGAAGCGACAATGGACATGCTTAAAGAGAAGATCCAGCAACAGCTTGAAAGCGAAGAACTTACGAAGCTATACAACGAAGAGCTTAAACCGAAGATGCTTGAAACACTCGTTGAGAAGATCGATGTCGATCTTCCGAAGTTTGTTGTCGAACAAGAGATGGATATGGCACTGAACAAAAAAGCGCAGACCATGAACGAAGATGAGATCAAAGAGCTTCAAGAGAGTGCAGAAAAAGTACAAGAGCTTCGTGAAGAGTTCCGTGAAGAGGCTTCCCGTTCAGTAAAAGCAACATTCATTATCGATGCACTTGCAAAAGCAGAAGGTATTGAAGTCGCTGAGCAGGAAGTAATGCAGACGATCTACTTCGAAGCGATGCAAATGGGTCAAGACCCCGCAGCAGTTTATAAGCAGTACCAGGAGTCTGGCTACCTTCCGGCAATCCAGATGGCGATGGTAGAGGACAAAGTGCTTTCTAAATTGCTTAACGATACGGTTAAAGAAGAGGCGTAA
- a CDS encoding iron-sulfur cluster assembly scaffold protein yields MAKNDLLGGSLWDAYSNKVTTLMNNPQHQGEITEEEASANGHKLIVADFGAESCGDAVRLYWEIDPATDKIVNSKFKSFGCGTAIASSDVMTELCIGKTVQEAVKITNIDVEMALRDDPDTPAVPPQKMHCSVMAYDVIKKAAGLYMGVDAESFEEEIIVCECARISLGTLQEVIRLNDLTTVEQITDYTKAGGFCKSCVKPGGHEDREYYLVDILEDTRKQMDQEKMAAAADAGVTGDFETMTLVQKIKAIDAVIDESVRQFLVMDGGNMEVIDIKDSDEYIDVYIRYLGACSSCSSSTTGTLYAIESTLKEKLSGKIRVLPI; encoded by the coding sequence ATGGCAAAAAATGATTTATTAGGCGGCTCTCTTTGGGACGCATATTCGAATAAAGTAACAACTTTGATGAACAACCCTCAGCACCAGGGCGAGATCACGGAAGAGGAAGCATCTGCAAACGGGCATAAGCTTATCGTAGCCGACTTCGGTGCCGAGTCTTGTGGTGATGCGGTTCGTCTATACTGGGAGATCGACCCGGCAACAGACAAGATCGTTAATTCAAAATTCAAAAGTTTTGGTTGCGGTACGGCGATCGCTTCGTCAGACGTAATGACAGAGCTTTGTATCGGTAAAACGGTTCAGGAAGCGGTAAAGATCACAAACATTGATGTTGAGATGGCGCTGCGTGACGATCCGGATACACCAGCTGTTCCACCGCAAAAGATGCACTGTTCGGTCATGGCGTACGATGTTATCAAAAAAGCGGCAGGCCTCTATATGGGTGTTGACGCCGAGAGTTTCGAAGAGGAGATCATCGTGTGTGAATGTGCACGTATCTCTCTCGGAACACTTCAGGAAGTTATTCGCCTGAACGATTTGACGACGGTTGAACAGATCACTGACTATACGAAAGCGGGCGGATTCTGTAAATCATGTGTTAAACCTGGCGGTCACGAAGACCGTGAATACTATCTTGTTGATATTCTTGAAGATACACGTAAACAGATGGATCAGGAGAAGATGGCCGCTGCAGCTGATGCCGGTGTAACGGGCGATTTCGAGACGATGACACTGGTTCAAAAGATCAAAGCGATCGATGCGGTGATCGATGAGAGCGTACGCCAGTTCCTTGTCATGGACGGGGGTAACATGGAAGTTATCGATATTAAAGACTCTGACGAATACATTGATGTGTACATCCGCTACCTCGGCGCCTGTTCTTCATGTTCATCATCGACGACAGGGACACTTTATGCAATCGAGTCAACACTGAAAGAGAAGCTTTCAGGCAAGATCCGCGTTCTTCCGATCTAA
- the folE gene encoding GTP cyclohydrolase I FolE encodes MKNKEQEAFEAAVKTMMRSVGEDPEREGLLKTPERVFKAYEFIYGGYKEDPKEILQSATFTSSNDEMVLIKDIELYSTCEHHLLPIIGRAHVAYIPDGKVVGLSKIPRVVNVFSRRMQIQEQLTEQIAEAIMEALDPKGVAVVIQARHMCMEMRGVEKINSTTTSSALRGLFKKDEKTRAEFFNLINAPMGNRY; translated from the coding sequence GTGAAAAATAAAGAACAAGAAGCATTTGAGGCCGCCGTAAAGACGATGATGAGAAGCGTGGGTGAAGACCCGGAACGCGAGGGTCTTTTAAAGACGCCCGAACGGGTCTTCAAGGCGTATGAGTTTATCTACGGAGGGTATAAAGAGGATCCGAAAGAGATCCTGCAGTCCGCCACCTTTACCAGTTCCAATGATGAGATGGTACTCATCAAGGATATCGAGCTCTACTCCACCTGTGAGCACCACCTGCTGCCGATCATCGGGCGGGCCCATGTTGCCTACATCCCGGACGGAAAGGTGGTCGGTCTCTCAAAAATACCGCGCGTCGTCAATGTCTTCTCACGCCGTATGCAGATCCAGGAGCAGCTGACCGAGCAGATTGCCGAAGCGATTATGGAGGCGCTTGACCCAAAAGGGGTTGCCGTCGTGATCCAGGCACGTCATATGTGCATGGAGATGCGCGGTGTCGAGAAGATCAACTCCACCACCACTTCCAGTGCCCTGCGCGGTCTCTTCAAAAAAGATGAGAAGACACGGGCCGAGTTTTTCAACCTTATCAATGCGCCGATGGGCAACCGTTACTAA